A single genomic interval of Salvelinus namaycush isolate Seneca chromosome 41, SaNama_1.0, whole genome shotgun sequence harbors:
- the LOC120034387 gene encoding frizzled-2-like has product MKMDFQTSCVTFFALIMRSMMVSAQGDNGIAFPDHGFCQPISIPLCTDIAYNQTIMPNLVGHYNQEDAGLEVHQFYPLVKVQCSPELKFFLCSMYAPVCTVLEKAIPPCRSICERAKHGCEALMNKFGFQWPERLRCENFPVLGDGHICVGQNESTATAPPVHMPVPGTPGVHVYSTSDRPFRCPSVLKVPTYLNYSFLGELDCGAPCEHSRSSGGYMFFNDKEIYFARIWILIWSSLCCASTLFTVTTYLVDMQRFKYPERPIIFLSGCYTMVSIAYIAGYFLGDKVVCNDSFTPDGYKTIVQGTKKEGCTILFMMLYFFSMASSIWWVILSLTWFLAAGMKWGHEAIEANSQYFHLAAWAVPAVKTISILAMGQIEGDVLSGVCFVGLNSLNPIRGFVLAPLFIYLFIGTSFLLAGFVSLFRIRTIMKHDGTKTEKLERLMVRIGVFSVLYTVPATIVIACFFYEQAFRHHWERSWVSRNCKGLAIPCPMQYTPRMTPDFTVYMIKYLMTLIVGITSGFWIWSGKTLHSWRKFYTRLSNGRHGETTV; this is encoded by the coding sequence ATGAAAATGGATTTTCAAACGAGTTGTGTGACTTTTTTCGCACTGATCATGCGGTCAATGATGGTATCAGCGCAAGGGGATAATGGCATTGCTTTCCCGGACCACGGATTTTGCCAGCCTATTTCAATTCCACTATGCACGGACATCGCCTACAATCAAACTATCATGCCCAATCTGGTGGGACATTACAATCAAGAGGACGCAGGACTGGAGGTGCACCAGTTTTACCCCTTGGTAAAGGTACAGTGCTCGCCGGAACTTAAATTCTTCCTATGTTCAATGTATGCGCCTGTTTGTACAGTTTTGGAAAAGGCCATTCCACCCTGTCGCTCAATTTGCGAGAGGGCAAAGCACGGCTGCGAGGCGCTCATGAATAAATTCGGGTTCCAGTGGCCAGAACGCCTCCGGTGCGAGAATTTCCCCGTGCTTGGAGACGGGCACATTTGCGTAGGTCAGAATGAATCTACTGCCACTGCCCCGCCCGTACACATGCCAGTCCCTGGAACTCCTGGCGTCCATGTCTACTCCACATCAGACAGGCCTTTCCGCTGTCCATCTGTGCTCAAAGTCCCCACTTATCTGAATTATTCGTTTCTGGGGGAGCTGGATTGTGGAGCACCGTGTGAACACTCCAGGAGCAGTGGAGGCTACATGTTCTTCAATGATAAAGAGATTTATTTTGCACGCATATGGATCCTCATCTGGTCGTCTCTGTGCTGTGCCTCCACCCTATTCACCGTCACCACCTACCTAGTGGACATGCAGCGCTTCAAGTACCCGGAGAGGCCCATTATCTTCCTTTCTGGCTGCTACACCATGGTCTCCATAGCCTATATCGCTGGCTACTTCCTGGGGGACAAGGTGGTGTGCAATGACAGCTTCACCCCAGACGGATATAAGACCATAGTCCAGGGGACCAAGAAGGAGGGCTGCACCATCCTCTTCATGATGCTGTATTTCTTCAGCATGGCCAGCTCCATCTGGTGGGTCATCCTCTCCCTCACCTGGTTCCTGGCAGCTGGGATGAAGTGGGGGCATGAGGCTATTGAGGCCAACTCCCAGTACTTCCACCTGGCAGCCTGGGCCGTGCCCGCCGTGAAGACCATCAGCATCCTGGCCATGGGGCAGATCGAGGGGGACGTGCTCAGTGGGGTGTGCTTTGTGGGCCTCAACAGCCTGAACCCCATACGGGGCTTTGTCCTCGCCCCCCTCTTCATCTACCTCTTCATCGGTACCTCCTTCCTCCTGGCCGGCTTCGTGTCCCTGTTCCGCATCCGCACCATCATGAAGCACGACGGCACCAAGACGGAGAAGCTGGAGCGCCTGATGGTGCGCATCGGGGTGTTCAGCGTGCTCTACACCGTCCCCGCCACCATCGTCATCGCCTGCTTCTTCTACGAGCAGGCCTTCCGCCACCACTGGGAGAGAAGCTGGGTCAGCCGTAACTGTAAAGGCTTAGCCATCCCCTGTCCCATGCAGTACACCCCCCGCATGACCCCCGACTTCACCGTCTACATGATCAAGTACCTGATGACTCTCATAGTGGGCATCACCTCCGGGTTCTGGATCTGGTCTGGCAAGACACTCCACTCCTGGCGAAAGTTCTATACCAGACTCTCAAACGGTAGGCATGGAGAGACCACTGTCTAG
- the LOC120033968 gene encoding CD151 antigen-like gives MFYQVSGLAPVLVGTISRPTYTEMESFTHTSQGLSHTSILLIVVGIIVSLLAFLGSIGAWSDSRLLLGLFTHFLMLILSLQIVSGILFYVFRNKINMTLPGCLNLLQSWMITVERRITLKVNEVIMQHCPRDKVAIDDLQHAFRCCGAENYTDWLLQGSRENISFVPHSCCHVDSVACVKVVTTDNIYQRVNVNQHRGGRGGYKGLR, from the exons ATGTTCTACCAGGTGTCTGGCTTGGCCCCGGTCCTGGTTGGGACTATATCTCGGCCCACCTACACAGAAATGGAGTCTTTCACCCACACATCCCAGGGCCTGTCTCACACCTCCATCCTCCTCATAGTGGTGGGCATCATCGTCTCCTTGCTGGCCTTCCTGGGTAGCATTGGGGCGTGGTCCGACAGCCGTCTGCTCCTTGGATTG TTCACACACTTCCTAATGCTGATCCTCAGCCTGCAGATAGTGTCTGGGATTCTCTTCTATGTCTTCAGAAACAAGATAAATATGACTCTGCCCGGCTGTCTCAATCTACTGCAGTCTTGGATGATCACT GTGGAGAGAAGGATCACACTGAAAGTCAATGAGGTGATCATGCAGCACTGCCCCAGGGATAAGGTTGCCATCGATGACCTACAGCATGCA TTCCGTTGTTGTGGTGCAGAGAACTACACTGACTGGCTCCTGCAGGGCTCTCGTGAGAATATTAGTTTTGTGCCACACTCCTGTTGCCATGTGGATTCTGTGGCCTGTGTGAAAGTCGTCACCACAGACAACATCTACCAGAGGGTCAATGTTAACCAGCACAGGGGAGGGCGAGGGGGTTACAAAGGCCTTAGATGA
- the LOC120033969 gene encoding meiosis-specific coiled-coil domain-containing protein MEIOC-like, which produces MSDDCQQYFQSESKVQSNFLPNHVYPESFSKAQGQPMNRGSEEFYQRFNGFDTSDQQWLLPSCNGDMDTRYSLQTQELPKPPGLPLPNVGNAYCSNTRPSKHEYNTAEKVGGFCGSGNALSDHMDAFAPSFCPQSKINSQCFDHYYEEFPGQISAKPRRTKQYTMQEVNKLASNIQALMVGEQDNACGREPQNRQSVQMQYDNIMAEQRNFSNTRMPGQSTQAMQFKKELGEEYGAMQRETDGGMKSKQPLQSDFNSKDLSGFGPQHVEYFQQPNSFSASFNPTISHQNKMAVQKGSNPLSTGLSLNQYHYSQQNQLQNKLKQQHQQPRGNCLSSGPSKMLSHSVSEFVPQHSHQMQRGPPPCIQDYSQGDGPSLHSSREGQNQVGMGMGGLRRGASDSDFEMQLDKSRMHMAGLVADGCSSTQHLDGKTRLQTSTHMTGDGDKKQGLLQNPYLDLLGSMYGSQRFGVGNGRVNAGKNPAFLPCMYQAVNDPRQNSCHMSLNSASFNSRSSYLYGGSIPPMDLCDLLPDGEFAAFNPYLNDMMGSSGENPYPGMMGGLRSPRIMRNRGGPMSQLHSHLEECYEQWRVLEKERKKTEDVLTMSYPGKRIPVVTSSALPKIPPNPSRVDRLIVDQIREQAKVVSLLGKMERLRSFPLHANICSALDRHLEAIYITQARRKEEFVNTSNRQRQASAHFREDRDILLLATALKDLCLTTRKSRTALWCALQMTLPKFNTDKLDEQSTSEETSPGRTLIQF; this is translated from the exons ATGAGCGACGATTGCCAGCAGTACTTCCAGTCAGAGTCCAAAGTGCAGTCCAACTTTCTGCCGAACCATGTTTACCCTGAGTCTTTCAGTAAAGCACAAGGGCAGCCAATGAACAGAGGTTCCGAAGAGTTCTACCAGCGTTTCAACGGCTTTGATACCAGTGACCAGCAGTGGCTCCTCCCTTCCTGCAATGGAGACATGGACACTAGATACTCTCTACAGACCCAAGAGCTGCCGAAGCCGCCGGGGCTACCGCTGCCCAACGTGGGGAACGCCTACTGTTCAAACACGAGGCCGAGTAAACACGAGTACAACACAGCTGAGAAGGTTGGAGGGTTCTGTGGGTCTGGGAACGCTCTTTCTGACCACATGGATGCCTTTGCACCCTCCTTCTGCCCCCAGAGCAAGATAAACAGCCAGTGCTTTGACCACTACTATGAAGAGTTCCCAGGCCAGATCAGCGCCAAGCCCAGAAGGACCAAGCAGTACACCATGCAAGAGGTCAACAAGCTGGCCAGCAACATCCAGGCTCTGATGGTGGGTGAGCAGGACAACGCATGTGGTAGGGAGCCCCAGAACCGGCAGAGTGTGCAGATGCAGTATGACAACATCATGGCCGAACAGAGGAACTTCTCCAACACCAGGATGCCTGGGCAAAGCACTCAAGCCATGCAGTTTAAGAAGGAACTGGGAGAGGAGTATGGAGCCATGCAGAGGGAGACTGATGGCGGAATGAAGAGCAAACAGCCGCTACAGAGTGACTTTAATTCCAAAGACTTATCTGGATTTGGTCCACAACACGTTGAGTATTTCCAACAACCAAACTCATTCTCAGCGTCTTTCAATCCTACAATTTCTCACCAAAACAAGATGGCTGTCCAGAAAGGAAGCAATCCCCTCTCTACGGGCCTGAGTCTGAACCAGTACCATTATAGCCAGCAGAACCAGTTGCAGAACAAACTCAAGCAGCAGCATCAGCAGCCAAGGGGAAACTGTTTATCCTCTGGGCCGTCCAAGATGCTGTCCCACTCTGTGTCTGAGTTTGTACCTCAGCACTCCCACCAGATGCAGAGAGGACCACCACCGTGCATCCAGGACTACAGTCAGGGGGACGGGCCCAGCCTCCACAGCAGCAGGGAAGGACAGAACCAGGTCGGGATGGGCATGGGCGGGCTGAGGAGGGGAGCCAGCGACAGTGACTTTGAGATGCAGCTGGACAAGAGCAGGATGCACATGGCTGGGCTGGTGGCTGATGGCTGCTCCTCCACTCAGCACTTGGATGGGAAGACAAGGCTCCAGACCAGCACTCACATGACAGGAGACGGGGACAAGAAGCAGGGGCTCCTGCAGAACCCTTACCTTGACCTACTCGGCAGCATGTATGGCTCTCAGAGATTCGGCGTAGGAAACGGCAGAGTCAACGCAGGGAAGAACCCAGCCTTTCTGCCTTGCATGTATCAGGCTGTGAATGACCCCAGACAGAACTCCTGCCACATGTCTCTGAACTCTGCCAGCTTCAACTCAAGATCCTCCTACCTCTACGGCGGTTCCATCCCCCCCATGGACCTGTGTGACCTGCTGCCAGACGGGGAATTTGCAGCTTTCAACCCTTACCTCAATGACATGATGGGCTCCAGCGGAGAGAACCCTTACCCAGGGATGATGGGAGGCCTCCGCTCCCCGAGGATAATGAGGAACCGGGGAGGACCCATGAGCCAGCTCCACTCCCACCTGGAGGAGTGCTATGAGCAGTGGAGAgtcctggagaaggagaggaagaag ACAGAGGACGTCCTTACCATGAGTTATCCTGGAAAGCGGATTCCTGTGGTGACCAGCAGTGCCCTCCCCAAAATCCCACCTAACCCTTCCAGAGTGGACCGTCTCATTGTGGACCAGATCCGAGAACAAGCCAAG GTGGTGAGCCTTCTGGGTAAAATGGAGCGTCTGCGTAGCTTCCCCCTCCATGCCAATATTTGTTCAGCGCTGGACAGACACCTCGAGGCTATTTACATTACCCAGGCCAGACGCAAGGAGGAATTTGTCAACACTTCAAACCGTCAGAGACAGGCCAGCGCACATTTCAGAGAGGACAGAG ATATCCTGCTGCTTGCTACAGCACTGAAGGATCTGTGTTTGACCACAAGGAAGTCCCGCACTGCCCTGTGGTGTGCCCTACAGATGACCCTACCCAAGTTCAACACGGACAAGCTGGATGAGCAGAGCACCTCTGAGGAGACCAGCCCGGGGAGAACACTTATCCAGTTCTGA
- the LOC120034355 gene encoding coiled-coil domain-containing protein 43-like: MAASMADAGEFEKWLNDRLDSLEVDQEVYGAYILGILKEEESDEEKEDALLGILSAFLEDEKLEDVCKEIISQWAESCARSATKNKEDAEVLAIANLIEKQAQIVVKQKEVSQESRKRKEAKEAVLAQYANITDDEDEAEEEEQAFPPSGDKSLFKNTNVEEVLSRKKQQRDQAKEDSHKKKETDKMQREKDKLARQDRKDKEKKRTQKGERKR, translated from the exons ATGGCGGCGTCCATGGCAGATGCCGGGGAGTTTGAGAAGTGGCTGAATGATCGACTAGACTCCTTAGAAGTGGACCAGGAGGTGTATGGAGCTTATATTTTAGGAATACTTAAAGAGGAGGAGAGTGACGAAGAGAAGGAGGACGCACTGCTAGGAATTCTATCTGCGTTTTTG GAGGATGAGAAACTTGAAGATGTCTGCAAAGAGATCATTAGTCAGTGGGCTGAGAGCTGTGCCCGGTCGGCAACCAAAAACAAGGAGGATG cTGAGGTACTGGCCATTGCCAATCTGATAGAGAAGCAGGCACAGATTGTGGTGAAACAGAAGGAAGTATCTCAGGAGTCCAGGAAGAGGAAAGAAGCGAAAGAAGCAGTCCTGGCTCAATATGCCAATATCACAGATGACGAGGA TGAAGCTGAAGAAGAGGAGCAGGCTTTTCCCCCCAGTGGTGATAAAT CCCTGTTTAAGAACACCAATGTGGAGGAGGTTCTGAGCAGGAAGAAGCAGCAGAGGGACCAGGCTAAGGAAGATTCGCATAAGAAGAAAGAGACGGACAAGATGCAGCGTGAGAAGGATAAACTAGCCAGGCAGGACAGGAAGGACAAGGAGAAGAAACGCACACAGAAAGGAGAACGCAAAAGATGA